The Planococcus versutus genome contains a region encoding:
- a CDS encoding YihY/virulence factor BrkB family protein, with protein MTILRQVHLINQQLQKALTGRADSLTRIQILGTGYKPITPIKPSGQHTDQVRVHSVTFDVTTSKGFLKELLQRIKDVDVPGLGAQLAFFFLLSIFPLLIFLVTLLPYLTLSQDEIFSFLEDVVPDTVYSLIESTLIEVLTTQNTGLLSFGILATIWSASLGMNALIKSLNLSYKVIEDRPILLARGMSIVMTILLIFILVIALALPVFGEQIGRLIFSYLGLEEGFLAIWNSIRFTIPVIIIFVACTIIYWLAPNVRINILSVLAGSAFAATGWLLTSYLFSIYISNFGNFSATYGSIGGIIVLMLWLYISAMVLVIGGQINAVMKERRHLLKKRTA; from the coding sequence ATGACGATTCTTCGTCAAGTTCATCTGATAAATCAGCAGCTTCAAAAAGCACTAACGGGACGGGCAGACAGTCTGACACGAATTCAAATTCTGGGAACCGGTTATAAGCCGATTACTCCTATTAAACCTTCAGGTCAGCATACAGATCAAGTTCGCGTTCACTCAGTCACTTTTGACGTGACCACATCTAAAGGTTTTCTAAAAGAATTGTTACAGCGTATTAAAGACGTCGACGTGCCAGGACTTGGAGCACAGTTGGCGTTTTTTTTCCTCTTATCAATTTTTCCGCTGCTAATATTTTTGGTCACGTTGCTTCCATATTTGACTCTATCTCAAGATGAAATTTTTAGTTTTTTAGAAGATGTGGTACCAGATACGGTGTACTCTTTAATTGAAAGTACATTAATAGAAGTATTAACCACTCAAAACACTGGCTTGTTGTCTTTTGGTATTTTAGCAACCATTTGGTCAGCGAGTCTCGGTATGAATGCTTTAATCAAGTCCTTAAATCTTTCGTACAAAGTTATAGAAGATCGTCCAATTCTCTTAGCACGAGGAATGTCTATCGTTATGACTATTTTGCTCATCTTTATTTTAGTTATAGCTTTAGCATTACCGGTTTTTGGTGAGCAAATTGGTCGATTAATTTTCTCGTATTTGGGATTAGAAGAAGGTTTTCTAGCAATTTGGAACTCTATTCGATTTACCATTCCTGTAATTATTATTTTTGTGGCGTGTACCATTATTTATTGGTTAGCTCCAAACGTAAGAATCAATATTTTGAGTGTTTTGGCAGGCTCTGCTTTTGCTGCAACGGGTTGGTTGTTAACTTCTTATCTGTTTTCGATTTACATCAGCAACTTTGGGAATTTTTCAGCCACGTACGGCAGTATCGGAGGAATTATTGTTTTAATGCTATGGTTATATATATCGGCGATGGTATTAGTAATAGGTGGACAAATTAACGCGGTGATGAAAGAACGTCGTCATTTACTTAAAAAAAGAACTGCCTAA
- a CDS encoding heavy metal translocating P-type ATPase: MLFFKTHIELIASLFSGFLIVIAFVLDLQHYAIYSVIFFLLAFGIGGYAKAKYGIMKTLEDRQLNVEILMILAAVGSSIIGYWAEGAILIFIFSLSGALETYTMNKSRKEITSLMEMQPEAAWLARDGQTIRVPLGDLEIGDFIVVKPGERIPVDGVLHNGQSAVDESAISGEAIPISKYEEDELFAGTVNLSGTVTMEMTKPSSETLFQKIIDLVQSAQSEKSPSQQFIERFEGRYVKIVLVGFSLMLFLPHYVFGWDWNTTFYRAMVLLVVASPCALVASIMPATLAAISNGAKTGIIFKGGMHLENLSMVRAIAFDKTGTLTRGQPEVTDFVIRKGADPQLAMALIAGIESQSNHPLAKAISDFVIAQGIVPLPNLLIEDIPGNGLKAIIGDEEFLVGKPKFVDEPLAAAFENGLLEKLANQGKTVTFVRDQKGILAAMALKDTVRDITKSTIEELEQMGIYCTMLTGDNRTTAAVIAKETGVDDYISECMPADKVEEIKKLLIKYEYVAMTGDGINDAPALATATTGIAMGAGTDIALETADVILMKNDLSRIAYAIRLSRKMQRIVKQNIFFSVTIIILLIISNFFQVITLPLGVIGHEGSTILVILNGLRMLNRNL; this comes from the coding sequence ATGCTGTTTTTTAAAACACATATCGAATTGATCGCATCGTTATTTTCGGGATTTTTAATTGTTATCGCTTTTGTACTGGACCTACAGCATTACGCTATCTACTCAGTAATCTTTTTTTTGCTGGCTTTTGGAATTGGCGGCTATGCCAAAGCCAAATATGGCATAATGAAAACTTTAGAGGACAGGCAACTAAATGTTGAAATCTTAATGATTTTAGCAGCAGTTGGTTCTTCTATCATCGGCTATTGGGCAGAAGGTGCCATACTGATTTTCATCTTTTCTTTAAGCGGCGCGCTAGAAACATATACTATGAATAAAAGCCGGAAAGAAATTACGTCTTTAATGGAAATGCAGCCCGAAGCTGCTTGGTTAGCTCGAGATGGACAAACGATCCGTGTCCCTCTTGGCGACTTGGAGATTGGTGATTTTATTGTAGTGAAGCCTGGCGAGCGAATTCCAGTAGATGGAGTTTTACACAATGGACAAAGCGCTGTCGATGAATCAGCCATCAGTGGTGAAGCTATCCCCATCTCCAAATATGAAGAAGATGAATTGTTTGCTGGAACAGTCAATCTGTCAGGTACCGTCACAATGGAGATGACAAAGCCTAGTTCTGAAACTTTGTTTCAAAAAATCATTGACTTGGTTCAATCGGCGCAAAGTGAAAAATCTCCTTCCCAGCAATTTATCGAACGATTTGAAGGCCGTTATGTAAAAATCGTCCTTGTTGGTTTTTCGCTTATGTTATTTTTGCCTCATTATGTTTTTGGTTGGGATTGGAACACCACGTTTTATCGCGCTATGGTTTTGCTGGTAGTGGCTTCTCCTTGTGCACTTGTTGCTTCTATTATGCCAGCCACGCTTGCCGCCATTTCTAACGGCGCAAAAACCGGCATCATATTTAAAGGCGGAATGCACTTGGAAAATTTAAGTATGGTCCGTGCCATTGCTTTTGATAAAACAGGGACATTAACTCGCGGTCAGCCCGAAGTTACCGATTTCGTCATCCGTAAAGGAGCCGATCCTCAACTTGCAATGGCGTTAATTGCAGGGATTGAATCCCAGTCTAATCATCCTTTAGCAAAAGCGATTAGTGATTTTGTTATCGCTCAAGGAATTGTTCCATTGCCAAACCTATTGATTGAAGATATTCCAGGCAACGGCTTGAAAGCAATCATAGGAGATGAAGAATTTCTAGTCGGAAAGCCAAAATTTGTTGATGAACCATTAGCTGCAGCGTTTGAAAACGGCCTACTGGAAAAACTAGCTAACCAAGGAAAAACAGTAACTTTTGTTCGCGACCAAAAAGGCATTCTTGCTGCTATGGCATTAAAAGATACAGTTCGTGATATCACAAAATCTACAATTGAAGAGTTGGAACAAATGGGTATTTATTGCACTATGCTGACAGGTGATAACCGGACAACAGCTGCAGTTATTGCTAAAGAAACTGGAGTCGATGACTATATATCAGAGTGCATGCCTGCTGATAAAGTAGAAGAAATAAAAAAATTGCTAATAAAGTATGAATACGTAGCGATGACAGGTGATGGCATTAATGACGCACCTGCTTTAGCAACAGCAACAACCGGAATAGCGATGGGCGCTGGAACTGATATTGCATTGGAGACTGCAGATGTTATCTTGATGAAAAACGATTTATCACGCATTGCCTATGCCATTCGACTTTCACGTAAAATGCAACGTATCGTTAAGCAGAATATTTTCTTTTCCGTTACCATTATCATTCTTTTAATCATTTCGAACTTTTTTCAAGTTATTACGCTTCCTCTTGGTGTGATTGGTCACGAAGGTAGTACAATTTTAGTTATTTTGAATGGGTTACGTATGCTTAATCGCAATCTATAA
- a CDS encoding SE1561 family protein, producing the protein MGKSITSKEQQVSYMKQRLSMFLEVLDTIEPENTELEDIDRLIAMVDDLDDKMKQFQSRPSEEL; encoded by the coding sequence GTGGGGAAATCCATTACGAGTAAAGAACAGCAAGTTTCTTACATGAAGCAACGACTAAGTATGTTTTTAGAAGTTTTAGATACGATCGAACCTGAAAACACAGAATTAGAAGACATTGATCGTTTGATTGCGATGGTTGATGATTTGGATGATAAAATGAAACAATTTCAGTCTCGCCCTTCTGAAGAACTATAA
- a CDS encoding OsmC family protein, whose protein sequence is MNFSMSENGFTGHLPFGDLQISSNEEYGFRPYQLLISSLAVCSGGVMRKVLDKMRMSFEDIQIEVKEVVRNDEEAGRVEKVHLHFIITGAIKEEKMPRIMELMRKNCSMVQSVKDSIEIVETFEIR, encoded by the coding sequence ATGAATTTTTCAATGAGTGAAAATGGGTTTACCGGACATCTACCTTTTGGGGATCTCCAAATTTCAAGTAATGAGGAATATGGTTTTAGACCTTATCAGTTATTAATATCTTCACTAGCTGTTTGTAGTGGTGGCGTTATGAGGAAAGTGTTGGATAAGATGAGGATGTCTTTTGAAGATATTCAAATCGAAGTGAAAGAAGTTGTACGCAACGATGAAGAAGCAGGTCGAGTTGAAAAAGTACATTTACATTTTATTATTACAGGTGCGATTAAAGAAGAAAAGATGCCACGTATTATGGAGTTAATGCGTAAAAACTGCTCAATGGTTCAATCTGTTAAAGATTCAATCGAAATTGTTGAAACTTTCGAGATTCGATAA
- a CDS encoding MFS transporter — translation MKSYFKSARGRFWTLVAIVSISGFSQGMLLPLIAVIFEQDGVSSALNGLSATGLYVGTLLIAPFMEPYLRKFGYKPLILIGGGLVILSLFLFTLWKSVLFWFLLRILIGIGDQALHFSTQTWITSTSPQHRLGRNIAIYGMSFSIGFGAGPLFVPMVEVFEALPFIVSGLLCLLAWSLVFLLKNDFPEVTGSAMTAKGTVSRFKAALLIAWVAFLPPLGYGFLEASLNAIYPVYALRQSIEVGMVSIMLAAFSAGAILTQLPLGNLSDHIGRKKVLLLALTGGAVVFVTSSFYESNAWLTVGLFALAGMFVGSTFSLGISYMADLMPKELLPTGNLLCGIAFSIGSLAGPTMGGLFIQHSGGLSFLLLIAGILLVITLPIALKNPVKTSSA, via the coding sequence ATGAAATCATATTTTAAAAGTGCCCGTGGACGTTTCTGGACTTTAGTAGCCATTGTTTCTATTTCGGGTTTTTCACAAGGCATGTTATTGCCGTTGATTGCTGTTATTTTTGAACAAGATGGTGTTTCTTCTGCATTAAACGGATTGAGTGCGACAGGATTGTATGTAGGAACGCTTTTAATCGCGCCTTTTATGGAACCGTATTTGCGGAAATTTGGCTATAAGCCATTAATTTTAATAGGTGGTGGACTAGTAATTTTATCGCTTTTTCTTTTTACATTATGGAAGTCTGTCTTGTTTTGGTTTTTATTGCGTATATTGATAGGGATTGGTGACCAGGCTTTGCATTTTTCAACTCAAACTTGGATTACTAGTACATCGCCGCAACATCGCCTCGGTCGCAATATTGCAATTTATGGTATGTCTTTTAGTATCGGTTTTGGAGCGGGTCCTTTGTTTGTACCGATGGTAGAAGTGTTTGAAGCTTTACCCTTTATCGTCTCTGGATTGCTTTGCTTATTAGCATGGTCTTTAGTTTTTTTACTCAAAAATGATTTTCCAGAAGTTACTGGCAGCGCTATGACAGCAAAAGGGACCGTTAGTCGCTTTAAAGCAGCACTACTTATTGCGTGGGTCGCATTTTTGCCACCGCTAGGTTATGGTTTTTTAGAAGCATCACTCAATGCCATTTATCCTGTGTACGCATTGCGTCAATCCATCGAAGTCGGTATGGTGTCGATTATGTTGGCTGCTTTTTCAGCAGGAGCAATTCTCACACAACTGCCACTCGGAAATTTGAGTGATCACATTGGCCGAAAAAAAGTGTTGTTGTTAGCGTTAACTGGGGGAGCAGTTGTCTTTGTAACTTCCAGCTTTTATGAATCGAATGCGTGGTTAACTGTCGGACTTTTTGCGTTAGCTGGCATGTTTGTTGGTTCTACATTTTCACTTGGTATTTCATATATGGCAGATTTAATGCCAAAAGAGTTATTGCCAACAGGTAATTTGTTATGTGGAATTGCATTTAGCATTGGAAGTTTAGCAGGACCCACGATGGGTGGATTGTTTATTCAACACTCTGGAGGGTTAAGTTTCTTGCTACTCATTGCCGGTATTTTACTCGTGATTACACTACCAATTGCATTGAAAAATCCGGTCAAAACAAGTTCTGCCTAG
- the rlmD gene encoding 23S rRNA (uracil(1939)-C(5))-methyltransferase RlmD yields MNDKPSIEEGQKIPMTIKRLGINGEGIGYFKRNVVFVPGALPGEEVMAQVTTVKRNFAQARIIKVQKTSPHRQAPPCPIYEACGGCQLQHMTYDQQLVEKRDLVLQALERYLKGTSVHVEKTIGMENPWRYRNKSQFQTRLKGTKVIAGLFAEGSHQLLDIDECIVQHPDTTVITNAVKRILEELKMPIYDGKTMKGIMRTIVVRTGIKTGEIQLVLVTTRSKIPQKELLMERLKQIDTNLVSIVQNINKEKTSLVFGDETITLFGKDTIHEELGELAFDLSARAFFQLNPTQTVKLYDEIKRAAELTGIETVVDAYCGVGTIGLWLADSAKEIRGMDVLHESVVDAKANAKAQGFKAKYVTGTAEKWLELWSNEGFVPDVLTVDPPRTGLADSLLQTILKVKPKRFVYTSCNPSTLAKDLQQLTKIYHIEYIQPVDMFPQTAQVESVTKLVLK; encoded by the coding sequence ATGAACGACAAACCAAGTATAGAAGAAGGCCAAAAAATTCCGATGACGATTAAACGACTCGGCATCAACGGTGAAGGTATTGGCTATTTTAAGCGCAACGTCGTTTTTGTGCCTGGGGCTTTACCAGGTGAAGAAGTTATGGCGCAAGTAACGACGGTCAAACGCAATTTTGCACAAGCACGCATCATTAAAGTTCAGAAGACATCTCCTCACCGACAAGCACCTCCTTGCCCAATATATGAAGCATGTGGTGGCTGTCAATTGCAGCACATGACCTATGACCAGCAGCTTGTTGAAAAACGGGATCTTGTGCTTCAAGCATTAGAACGTTACTTAAAAGGGACAAGTGTTCACGTCGAGAAAACAATTGGAATGGAAAATCCTTGGCGTTATCGCAACAAAAGTCAATTCCAAACCCGCTTAAAAGGCACCAAAGTAATCGCTGGATTATTTGCTGAAGGCTCTCATCAATTATTGGATATTGATGAATGCATCGTTCAACACCCAGATACAACAGTGATAACAAATGCCGTCAAACGAATTTTGGAAGAATTGAAAATGCCCATATATGATGGCAAAACAATGAAAGGCATTATGCGCACGATCGTTGTACGTACGGGTATTAAAACGGGCGAAATTCAGTTGGTTTTAGTGACAACACGCTCGAAAATTCCGCAAAAAGAATTACTAATGGAACGTCTGAAACAAATTGATACTAACTTAGTGTCCATTGTCCAAAATATTAACAAAGAAAAAACGTCTCTAGTCTTTGGAGATGAGACGATTACATTGTTTGGCAAAGACACTATTCACGAAGAACTAGGTGAACTGGCATTTGATTTATCGGCACGCGCTTTTTTTCAGTTAAACCCAACACAAACAGTCAAGTTATACGATGAAATTAAACGTGCGGCTGAACTGACTGGAATAGAAACCGTGGTCGATGCTTATTGTGGCGTTGGAACGATTGGACTTTGGTTAGCAGACAGCGCTAAAGAAATTCGCGGCATGGACGTTCTTCACGAAAGTGTGGTCGATGCAAAAGCGAATGCGAAAGCACAAGGTTTTAAAGCTAAATACGTTACCGGGACTGCTGAAAAATGGCTGGAGCTTTGGAGCAACGAAGGATTTGTTCCAGATGTACTGACAGTGGACCCACCACGTACAGGTCTTGCAGATTCACTCTTGCAAACTATCTTGAAAGTAAAACCAAAACGTTTTGTTTATACGTCTTGTAACCCTTCTACTTTAGCTAAAGACCTACAGCAGCTAACTAAAATCTACCACATTGAATACATTCAACCTGTAGATATGTTCCCGCAAACTGCTCAAGTAGAGTCCGTAACAAAGTTAGTTCTAAAATAA
- a CDS encoding TIGR01777 family oxidoreductase, whose protein sequence is MKIAITGGTGFVGQELIRQLTARGDKVVILSRKEKNATDSITYVKWLSDDAVPEKQLENIDAFINLAGASINDGRWSDEQKKLIYSSRMDATTELLRIIHKLENKPKVLVNASAVGIYPPSQTVTYTEASADLGSDFLAQTVRDWEILAQRAEKDGLRVACGRFGIILGKNAGALPLMALPYKMFAGGTVGSGKQWLSWIHIKDVARALIFALDNDQLSGAFNVTAPHPKQMKEFGKEIAHALGRPHWIPVPSIAMKAILGDKSQLVLEGQKVLPTVLEQHGFQFKFPNLRSALADIYK, encoded by the coding sequence ATGAAAATAGCAATTACAGGTGGTACTGGATTTGTTGGTCAAGAATTGATTCGACAATTAACTGCTAGAGGTGATAAAGTGGTTATTTTGTCTCGGAAAGAAAAAAATGCTACTGATTCTATTACATACGTAAAGTGGTTGTCTGATGATGCGGTTCCAGAAAAACAACTCGAAAATATTGATGCTTTTATTAATTTAGCTGGGGCTTCTATAAACGACGGTCGCTGGAGTGACGAACAGAAAAAACTAATTTACTCGAGTCGTATGGACGCAACAACTGAATTGCTGCGGATTATTCATAAACTAGAAAACAAACCAAAAGTGCTAGTAAATGCTAGTGCAGTTGGAATTTATCCACCATCTCAAACTGTAACTTACACAGAAGCTTCGGCAGACCTTGGTTCTGATTTTCTAGCACAAACAGTTCGTGACTGGGAAATATTAGCTCAACGCGCTGAAAAAGATGGATTGCGTGTAGCCTGTGGTCGTTTTGGTATTATTCTAGGAAAAAATGCAGGAGCTCTGCCGTTAATGGCTTTACCTTACAAAATGTTTGCAGGGGGTACAGTAGGTTCTGGTAAGCAATGGCTTTCGTGGATTCATATTAAAGATGTTGCACGCGCATTGATCTTTGCGCTTGATAACGATCAGTTAAGTGGTGCTTTTAATGTGACAGCACCACATCCGAAACAAATGAAAGAATTTGGCAAAGAAATTGCACATGCACTTGGAAGACCGCATTGGATCCCGGTTCCGTCAATTGCGATGAAAGCAATTTTAGGTGATAAAAGCCAACTTGTACTTGAAGGACAAAAAGTGCTACCCACAGTTCTTGAACAACATGGTTTCCAATTCAAATTTCCTAATTTACGATCAGCACTAGCTGATATTTATAAATAA
- the recX gene encoding recombination regulator RecX, protein MPIISKITQGKKNPERYNVFFEDKYAFSVDEAVLIRYQLTKGKELDQWTIEEVNFEDEVRKAYNKALYYLGFRMRSEGEVRQKLKEKEYGDAVIDEAVKKLYVHSFLDDQQFSEALMKTQIKSGKKGPRAIQQDMQKRGIDKQMQKDVLDSYSEEEQLEVAKGLAEKIALKEKMKTPSQINQKISDTLMRKGYNYALIKLAIEDLNFEKDDNQWSEMIAVQGDKLWRKHSSKLTGYDLKSKVKQGLYQKGFPSEVINDYLDKKELEDD, encoded by the coding sequence ATGCCGATTATTTCAAAAATCACACAGGGGAAAAAAAACCCTGAAAGGTATAATGTCTTTTTCGAAGATAAATATGCTTTTAGCGTGGATGAAGCGGTGCTTATCAGGTATCAGCTGACAAAAGGCAAAGAGCTTGATCAATGGACCATCGAAGAAGTTAACTTCGAAGACGAAGTCCGAAAAGCCTATAATAAAGCGCTTTACTACCTTGGTTTCCGTATGCGAAGCGAAGGAGAAGTACGTCAAAAGTTAAAAGAAAAAGAATACGGGGATGCCGTCATAGATGAAGCTGTTAAAAAATTATATGTCCATAGTTTTCTGGACGATCAGCAATTTTCAGAAGCGCTAATGAAGACTCAAATCAAGTCAGGCAAAAAAGGACCACGTGCGATTCAGCAAGATATGCAAAAGAGAGGAATTGATAAACAAATGCAAAAAGATGTTTTAGATTCCTATTCAGAAGAAGAACAATTAGAAGTGGCAAAAGGTCTTGCAGAAAAAATTGCGTTAAAAGAAAAAATGAAAACACCTAGTCAAATCAATCAAAAAATTAGTGATACGTTGATGAGGAAGGGCTATAACTATGCCTTAATTAAATTAGCAATAGAAGACTTAAATTTTGAAAAAGACGATAACCAATGGTCAGAAATGATTGCAGTACAAGGAGACAAATTATGGCGCAAGCACAGTTCAAAACTGACAGGCTATGATTTGAAATCGAAAGTAAAGCAAGGACTCTATCAAAAAGGTTTCCCAAGTGAAGTAATCAATGATTATTTAGACAAAAAGGAGCTTGAAGATGACTGA
- a CDS encoding YfhH family protein produces the protein MTEQKPYSDMTEHELRGEIARLKEKARKAEQLGIVNEFAVLERKAVMAAAYLLDPADFKKGEVYRIEGDPNVYFQIDYLKGRFAWGYRMSGEKHTEALPISMLRPLKEGK, from the coding sequence ATGACTGAACAAAAGCCGTATAGTGATATGACAGAGCATGAACTTCGTGGAGAAATTGCTCGTTTGAAAGAAAAAGCCAGAAAAGCTGAACAACTAGGTATTGTAAATGAGTTTGCAGTACTTGAGCGAAAAGCAGTAATGGCAGCAGCTTATTTACTAGATCCTGCTGATTTTAAAAAAGGTGAAGTATACCGCATCGAAGGAGATCCCAATGTCTATTTCCAAATCGATTATTTAAAAGGTCGATTTGCTTGGGGGTACCGCATGAGTGGAGAAAAACATACGGAAGCGTTGCCAATTTCCATGCTACGCCCGTTGAAAGAAGGGAAATAA
- a CDS encoding YfhJ family protein, whose product MKEIIEQLTIELLEKNPNLAEEKARTWIELLASDFESSYAKAGYDYQGTAVVEKVMRQWIDSYGDKIHEFAGTNPKYAHLLND is encoded by the coding sequence ATGAAAGAAATTATCGAGCAACTGACAATCGAATTATTAGAAAAAAATCCAAACCTTGCTGAAGAAAAAGCACGCACTTGGATTGAGCTGCTAGCATCTGATTTTGAATCATCATACGCTAAAGCTGGATATGACTATCAAGGTACAGCAGTAGTTGAAAAAGTAATGCGTCAATGGATTGATAGCTACGGTGATAAAATTCATGAATTTGCCGGAACCAACCCGAAGTACGCACATCTGCTAAATGACTAA
- a CDS encoding metal-dependent hydrolase → MDTGTHIVMGIALGGFALADPVVASNPVTMTAVISGVIIGSLAPDVDTVLKLRDNAVYIRHHRGATHSIPAVILWPILITGGLSLFFPEANLLHLWLWSFLAVFMHVFVDIFNSYGTQALRPISNRWIALGVVNTFDPIIFGAHVLALTIWAFGANPVWTMSVLYISMFIYYLVRFAVQAAIKQAVRNTIPGTDKVFVAPTMRFFHWRIAADTDRHHYVGRAYGRAINIYDKFMKKELPDNNMIQAALKDKNMAAFISFSPLYRWEINEYGNIYEVRLIDLRYRSNDYYPFVAVVHMDKDCKILNSYTGWIFSEDKLRKKLDYSHN, encoded by the coding sequence ATGGATACAGGTACACACATTGTCATGGGCATTGCCCTTGGTGGCTTTGCACTGGCTGACCCAGTTGTCGCTAGCAACCCCGTTACCATGACCGCTGTCATTTCCGGTGTGATTATCGGTTCTTTAGCGCCGGATGTAGATACTGTTTTAAAATTGCGCGATAACGCTGTTTATATTCGTCACCACAGAGGTGCAACACATTCAATTCCTGCTGTCATTTTGTGGCCAATATTGATTACAGGTGGACTTTCCTTATTTTTCCCAGAAGCTAATCTTCTACATTTGTGGCTTTGGTCTTTCTTAGCCGTCTTTATGCATGTTTTCGTTGATATTTTTAACTCCTACGGCACGCAGGCATTAAGACCAATCTCTAATCGGTGGATTGCTCTCGGGGTGGTTAATACATTTGACCCGATTATTTTCGGGGCACACGTACTCGCTTTGACAATATGGGCATTCGGCGCTAACCCTGTTTGGACAATGAGTGTTTTGTATATCTCCATGTTTATTTATTACTTGGTTCGCTTTGCAGTACAAGCTGCTATTAAACAAGCTGTTCGGAATACCATTCCCGGCACTGATAAAGTCTTTGTTGCACCAACTATGCGCTTTTTCCACTGGCGTATCGCAGCTGATACTGATCGCCATCATTACGTGGGTCGTGCTTATGGACGAGCGATTAATATTTACGACAAGTTTATGAAAAAAGAATTGCCTGATAATAATATGATTCAAGCTGCATTGAAAGATAAAAATATGGCTGCGTTCATTTCCTTCTCGCCTCTGTATCGCTGGGAAATTAATGAGTATGGCAACATTTATGAAGTACGATTGATTGATTTACGTTATCGGAGCAACGACTATTATCCATTTGTTGCGGTAGTGCATATGGATAAGGATTGCAAAATTCTCAATTCTTATACTGGTTGGATATTCAGTGAAGACAAATTAAGAAAAAAATTGGATTACAGTCACAACTAG
- the mutY gene encoding A/G-specific adenine glycosylase, with translation MSWFLAEKRDLPWRRTADPYQIWISEIMLQQTRVDTVIPYYKRFVEKFPTLNELAEADEQILLKQWEGLGYYSRARNLQAGVKEVAEKYGGIVPNTRKEISSLKGVGPYTAGAVLSIAYGIPEHAVDGNVMRVLSRILLIEEDIAKPKTRKIFEEAVTEIISHEDPSSFNQGLMELGALICTPTSPKCLLCPVREHCSAFYEGKQNELPIKSKAKKTKSLQYAMIAIRHNNRFLMEQRPTTGLLASMWQFPLLETAIDVLPLEIEEQLSENLKGVVNKAEKITSFKHVFSHLVWNVDGFIAESENIIAPADMRWVTAEELDLLPIAGPVQKMKAALQQRGDV, from the coding sequence ATTAGCTGGTTTTTAGCAGAAAAGAGAGACTTACCTTGGAGACGGACTGCAGATCCTTATCAAATTTGGATTTCAGAAATCATGCTTCAGCAGACACGAGTAGATACCGTCATCCCTTATTATAAACGCTTTGTCGAAAAATTTCCTACTTTGAACGAGTTAGCAGAAGCAGATGAACAAATTTTACTAAAGCAATGGGAAGGACTAGGCTATTATTCCCGTGCACGAAACTTACAGGCTGGTGTAAAAGAAGTTGCTGAAAAGTATGGCGGAATTGTGCCGAACACTCGAAAAGAAATTTCATCGTTAAAAGGCGTGGGTCCATATACTGCAGGAGCTGTGCTGAGTATCGCATACGGTATTCCAGAACATGCAGTCGACGGCAACGTGATGCGTGTATTGTCACGAATTTTATTAATTGAAGAAGATATCGCTAAACCAAAAACACGCAAAATCTTCGAAGAGGCGGTTACTGAAATCATTAGTCACGAAGACCCTTCTTCGTTCAACCAAGGATTGATGGAATTGGGCGCGTTGATTTGTACACCTACTTCTCCAAAATGTTTGTTATGCCCTGTACGTGAACATTGTTCAGCGTTTTACGAGGGAAAACAAAACGAATTGCCAATTAAATCTAAAGCCAAAAAAACTAAATCATTACAATACGCAATGATAGCAATACGCCACAACAATCGTTTCTTAATGGAACAACGTCCGACTACAGGATTGTTAGCAAGTATGTGGCAATTTCCATTACTTGAAACAGCTATAGATGTCTTGCCTTTAGAAATCGAAGAGCAATTATCAGAAAATTTGAAAGGCGTTGTAAACAAAGCTGAAAAAATTACTTCTTTTAAACATGTCTTTTCTCATTTAGTATGGAATGTGGATGGCTTTATTGCCGAAAGTGAAAATATTATTGCGCCTGCTGACATGAGATGGGTGACTGCAGAAGAATTAGACTTACTACCGATTGCAGGACCTGTTCAAAAAATGAAGGCAGCTTTACAGCAAAGAGGAGATGTTTGA